ATGAATGCCCTAGTACCTCCAGTAAAAATGATGCCTTATCTCTCTTTTGGTCGCTGTTCGGGATTAGAGACCTCAACGTCTGAAACCTGCAGCAGGAGGTCTACATGTCAAATACACGACAACAAAACCTGAAGGATTTCCAGAAAAACATTTCTGATATTCCATGCACTTGGAACATCAATGTTTCATCTTTTATATACTGTAGTGGCATGTCAAAAGCAGTGAGATCCGTGGTATTCCACAGCATGAAATGTGAATAGATAGTTTCAACTAGCCAGTAAATTGCTTATCTATGGGTAGTGTTGCGTGAAAACGCCGTTGCACAAACAATCAGACGTGTTAGGATGAAATTGTTTGATCTTTAGAGAGAAGACCTGTCATTTATTTTGCTCCGCCTCCGCTGCTCAGTTGCAGAATGCTTGGACCGAGGTGTGTTGGCCTTCTGATCACTACTCTTTCCGTCAACTTTCACCCTCAACTCCCCTGCACCAACTCAAAACTTTCCTCATCAGAAAACATGGTATTTAGATGAGATCATCCTTTTCTGTGATATGTATAAGCAGCTAAAGATGCACGTGTCAAAGGAAAAATTTATGAGAGGATATAACATAAGATCAGCTAGTTATAGATGACACtgccataaaaataaatatgaccTAAAAATTACCTTTAGGAATAGGGGAAGTCTCTTTCTTGAGCAAAAACTCTCCATCATCGTCATCCAATTCATCTTCCTGATTGCTCCCACTCTTTGCTGATCTTATCATATCCATAAAGCTCTTATTTTTGGCCCCTGATGGCCTATAAAATGAGAAAGCTCGTCCTCAGTATGGACCTAATATGCTGTAACCTAATGAAGAACCACGGACAAAACAACAGTGAAGCAGCAagctagaaagagagagaatagcCACTGACTGCGAGGAAGAGAGTGAACTGAACGAATTCCGGTGATTGTTATTGGAAGATGAGTGTGACGGCCGCTCGGATGCCGGCCACGGCCCCAATTTCACCTCCGCCTCTGTCAATTTCAGAGCCAACCAAatgagtttttttaaaaaaaaaaaaatccattcaGTTTTTCACGTTTTCTCATAGACACAGGTCTTTCACACGCACCGAACAACTGATTTACCTACCTCGGACAGAGGCAGAAGGCACGTTCTCCTTCCCTGTCTTTCCCTTCTTCGCTGCAGATTCCTCCCAAAGCGTGAACCCGCTGTTAGTATAAGAACTGCAGTTGGAGTTCTCATCCGTCCGGTCAGTGCTACTTGCCTGAGCCACCGTATAAATGGTCGCCTCAGGTTTTGGCGGGTTTTGATTATTAAAATACGAAATGTGGCTGATGCTGTACGTCCCGATCCCTCCAGGAAGCACGTGTTCCACCGACTGCGGCGGTGGGACCGAGGGCGGCGGCCCCGGAGGAGCCGGAGGCGGCGGCCTCTCGAGGGATGACGATATCTCGCTCGTGGCCTCTTCCTTGGCGCCCGTCTTCCCCAGGAAGTCGTGGGTTTTCAGGAAGCTGTCTGCAGGACAAGAAAGAACAACAACCGAGATCAGGCTCTAGATCACACGACCCAAGATTCGGTTCAGCTGTGTCATCAAGATTGATGATTCCAGCAATCTGCTCAGGACAAGATCGAAGAAGGGTCATCGTAATTCGAAGTTGAACCATGCCGGGTCACCATCGCGACGGCCTCCGCGCGCGACAGCCGGTCGGGAGTCCAGATCCAAAGACGTCCTTCTCACTTAAGACACAACAGAGAGACGAGGAATTCTTCGCTGTTCAGCAACCGCTAACGACGGGCCTCCTCCATTTCAGCCGACACGCGACGCACTCCCGGACAATTCATCGCGCAATATTCCCCCTCCATCACCGCTCATGCGGATGATGATGCTGTCGTCGTTCAGGACAAAAGACGCGAAAAGGGTCGTCGTCGATGATGCCACCCACGAACGAACGCGCGCTCATGTGAAACATGTGCGACTGCTTTGAAAAAGTCGGTCACGAGATCGACCCGAGATCGTGTCTTCATCACGTAACGCAAGGCACTACCCACGCACGCACACGCACGCACACGCGCGCGGCAATACCTAACCTCAACGGATCGAAAGCCGCTCGAAAAATTCCAACTTGGCCGCCGCTGCTGCTGAGGAGGACGCGGGTTCGAGGATCctgaggtctctctctctctctctgtctgatCCGACCGGCGAGCACCCTGCGCCGGGGGGggccccgccccgccccgcccgTGCCGCCGTGCGCACCCGTGCCCGCTCACGTGATGTCAAATCAGGCCCGTCGGATTCAAGCATGGACCCGCCACCACCCATCTGATGTCCGGATTCGCCTCTCCTCggttctctcttttcttgagcTTGCTTTTCGGATTCGGCAAAGCCATGGCCCCACCCGAATTCACGGCCCGGATCCAcgaccctcctctctctctctctctctctctcacgtgcaTCCACTAACCTCGATCGCTTCCCTACCCATTAAAATTTTACAGatatttccctctctctctctctctctctcctccccccaTTAAAGCACGATCGTTACCAAATCCCCGCAGGGGAGGACGACCCATCAGcgttttcctcctcttcttttctctattGCCCTTTGCTTTTTCTCGGGATCTAAAAACTAGATTTTCGCAATTAATGAACAGGGAAGAGAAAAACCCTTTTTCGTGAACTGGCCGAATCGACGTAAAAGGTAAATTTCGAacgagagggagaaggaggaggaggaaggatgGGACGGGGGGTTGTTTTACCTTGAGAAGGAGGCTGTCTTGGATCTTGGTGGTGGAGGGTCGAATGGCTGCACAGCGACAGGAAGTCGTGCGTTGCTTTCCTCGCTGCAAAAGAAAAACCGGCTTCGATTTCATCGTCCGTCGTCGTCGTTCGTTGCGTTTTCTCAAAACTCGGACAAGAACTcgataaaaaagaacgaaagaaaAACCAGAAACAGACACGACAGCATCAATCTTGCAACCGAGATTGTAATACCTTCCGTTCCGAATGGACGAGGTTGAGGAAGCTCCATCATGCACGACCTACACGACGACGAATCGACGCGGTGGCGCGGGGCTCGACTGAATTATGGAAACGGAGAGCTGAAAGACTTCGGCGAACCGGCGGCGCTCTCGAACAGGAAAGCTTCCCACAGAGAGTTTCCCGAGCTCGAAGTGAAGCTGGACTGGAGATTACTGGGAGCCCGTCGCAGATCTGCGACACGAAAGCAATGCAGATTCGCTCGGGAAATGGTTTCCCGCCTCCGATCTCAGCCCGAATCGGGCGCGCGCATTCGCTCGGCCGGGTCGCTTGGGTTCCAAGCGACCTCTCCCCCCTGATCGAGCCCACCTCTCGAGAAAACTGCCTCccggaaaaaaaatataaaataaaaattcttcgcCGCCGGATGAATTCAGCCCGGAGAATTCCCACGAATCTGAAGGCGACGTTCAGCAAAATTCGGAACTGGGCACAAAGAAAACGAAGCAGGGTCAGATTTGCCGAGCCGGGTCAGCTGAAAACCACGATCCCTTCCGCTAGACGTCTCGAAACCCGAAGCATAATTTGACCAAACCACAAAACACGAGGGAAGGACGAGAGACCTGGGACGATCTGGAGACCGCCGCAGCAGCTCTCGctgctccgccgccgccgccgtcgccggaggaGGACCACCACCGAGCCGGATTCGAACCCAATTCAGCTCAGCAGCAGAGCTCGCGAAATTCAACGCGACCAGCGAAGGGCTCAGCAGCTTTcgctcctcctccacctctctccctcttctctctttctctctctactctctctctctacactctctctctcttctttctctctctttgttctgTAGGGGAGGCCATGGCTGGAGATCTTTTATACAGTTTCATGTAAGCGTTGCGTTGCTTTCCGGTGCGTCCCTCCTTTGTTCcgttttatccatttt
The nucleotide sequence above comes from Eucalyptus grandis isolate ANBG69807.140 chromosome 2, ASM1654582v1, whole genome shotgun sequence. Encoded proteins:
- the LOC104421043 gene encoding transcription factor BIM1 isoform X1, coding for MMELPQPRPFGTEARKATHDFLSLCSHSTLHHQDPRQPPSQDSFLKTHDFLGKTGAKEEATSEISSSLERPPPPAPPGPPPSVPPPQSVEHVLPGGIGTYSISHISYFNNQNPPKPEATIYTVAQASSTDRTDENSNCSSYTNSGFTLWEESAAKKGKTGKENVPSASVREAEVKLGPWPASERPSHSSSNNNHRNSFSSLSSSQPSGAKNKSFMDMIRSAKSGSNQEDELDDDDGEFLLKKETSPIPKGELRVKVDGKSSDQKANTPRSKHSATEQRRRSKINDRFQTLRSLIPNSDQKRDKASFLLEVIEYIQYLQEKVTNYEGSFQGWSQEPANMMPLRNGQRPTDNYVDQSRNITSGSSPALVFAAKVDENNIAMAPAVFRKAKNPLEPEMGSVTAFKSVEHHPGMTNRAVPFPMSLQPNISNCVRGSGAVARGDPNLENNASQPLTQISRIKSLTNECSASTDKLKEEELTIEGGTISISNVYSQGLLNRLTQALQSSGVDLSQASISVQIDLGKQANGRNAASSSLPKDTEARNQGVTRPRAAGEIADPALKKLKAGKS
- the LOC104421043 gene encoding transcription factor BIM2 isoform X2; protein product: MVTRHDSFLKTHDFLGKTGAKEEATSEISSSLERPPPPAPPGPPPSVPPPQSVEHVLPGGIGTYSISHISYFNNQNPPKPEATIYTVAQASSTDRTDENSNCSSYTNSGFTLWEESAAKKGKTGKENVPSASVREAEVKLGPWPASERPSHSSSNNNHRNSFSSLSSSQPSGAKNKSFMDMIRSAKSGSNQEDELDDDDGEFLLKKETSPIPKGELRVKVDGKSSDQKANTPRSKHSATEQRRRSKINDRFQTLRSLIPNSDQKRDKASFLLEVIEYIQYLQEKVTNYEGSFQGWSQEPANMMPLRNGQRPTDNYVDQSRNITSGSSPALVFAAKVDENNIAMAPAVFRKAKNPLEPEMGSVTAFKSVEHHPGMTNRAVPFPMSLQPNISNCVRGSGAVARGDPNLENNASQPLTQISRIKSLTNECSASTDKLKEEELTIEGGTISISNVYSQGLLNRLTQALQSSGVDLSQASISVQIDLGKQANGRNAASSSLPKDTEARNQGVTRPRAAGEIADPALKKLKAGKS